Proteins encoded together in one Microbacterium sp. ABRD28 window:
- a CDS encoding thiamine pyrophosphate-binding protein yields MTQVGPEPATLPPVTGYTVGDYLLDRLAGAGIRHLFGVPGDFTLSFLDHVQAHPDVEWVGCANELGAGCAADGYARLHGLGALCTTFGVGELSAIAALAGSRAEHVPVVHVVGAPTTATQAAGRATHHTLGDGDFGHFARMTAEVAAAHATVTARGYADEIDRVITEARDRRLPGYLVLPADVAAAPASPPAGSLPEHPGVTDAGVAADFRARLIERMTQASTVTLLADILVSRLGAEQHLHRVTALGVPHATLLWGRRVVDESAPAYLGSYLGASSDEHVRTAVEDADLLVMAGVQFTDLTSGFFSQRIDPARAVEIGGEAVSWDGRLFSPLAMTDALDIVAEVLIETGAGGRAVATAPTAPGAAAADEADSPLGQDALWREVADFLRPGDIVFADQGTSFYGMADHRLPGGVTFVGQPLWASIGYTLPAVLGAALAAPDRRPVLLIGDGAAQMTVAELGTLLRRGIPAVVVVVDNAGYTVERVIHGPNAAYNDIGRWDWVMLMRAMDATGSASGIRVATAAGLRAALSEARESSSLTLIQAVVPPQDVPPVLRTIAAAAAAANRPKS; encoded by the coding sequence ATGACACAGGTGGGACCGGAGCCGGCGACGCTTCCTCCCGTCACCGGCTACACCGTGGGCGACTACCTCCTCGACCGGCTCGCAGGCGCCGGCATCCGGCACCTCTTCGGCGTTCCCGGCGACTTCACCCTGTCGTTCCTCGATCACGTGCAGGCCCACCCCGACGTCGAGTGGGTGGGTTGCGCGAACGAACTGGGCGCCGGGTGCGCCGCCGACGGCTACGCACGACTGCACGGGCTGGGGGCGCTCTGCACCACCTTCGGCGTCGGCGAGCTGTCCGCGATCGCGGCCCTCGCGGGCAGCCGCGCCGAGCACGTCCCGGTCGTGCACGTGGTGGGGGCGCCGACGACGGCCACCCAGGCGGCGGGGCGCGCGACGCATCACACGCTCGGCGACGGCGACTTCGGCCACTTCGCACGCATGACGGCGGAGGTCGCGGCAGCCCACGCCACGGTCACCGCGCGTGGATACGCCGACGAGATCGATCGTGTGATCACCGAGGCCCGAGATCGTCGCCTCCCCGGCTACCTCGTGCTGCCGGCCGACGTCGCGGCGGCACCCGCCTCTCCTCCGGCGGGGTCGCTCCCGGAGCATCCCGGGGTCACCGACGCCGGCGTGGCGGCGGACTTCCGTGCCCGCCTGATCGAGCGGATGACGCAGGCGTCGACCGTGACGCTCCTCGCCGACATCCTCGTCTCCCGACTCGGAGCCGAGCAGCACCTCCACCGGGTGACCGCCCTCGGTGTGCCGCACGCGACGCTCCTGTGGGGGCGTCGCGTCGTCGACGAATCGGCGCCCGCCTACCTCGGCTCCTACCTGGGGGCCTCCAGTGACGAGCACGTGCGCACCGCCGTCGAGGACGCCGATCTGCTCGTCATGGCCGGTGTGCAGTTCACCGACCTGACCAGCGGCTTCTTCTCGCAGCGCATCGACCCCGCACGCGCAGTCGAGATCGGCGGCGAGGCGGTCTCGTGGGACGGCCGCCTCTTCTCGCCGCTGGCGATGACCGACGCGCTGGACATCGTGGCCGAGGTCCTCATCGAGACGGGCGCGGGCGGGCGCGCAGTGGCGACGGCCCCGACGGCACCCGGCGCAGCGGCCGCGGACGAAGCAGACAGCCCTCTCGGTCAGGACGCCCTGTGGCGTGAGGTCGCCGACTTCCTCCGACCCGGCGATATCGTCTTCGCCGATCAGGGCACCTCGTTCTACGGCATGGCCGATCATCGGCTGCCGGGCGGGGTCACCTTCGTCGGTCAGCCTCTCTGGGCCTCGATCGGATACACCCTGCCCGCCGTCCTGGGGGCGGCGCTCGCCGCCCCCGATCGACGCCCCGTGCTCCTCATCGGCGACGGCGCCGCCCAGATGACCGTCGCGGAGCTCGGCACCCTCCTGCGTCGCGGCATCCCCGCCGTGGTGGTCGTCGTCGACAACGCCGGGTACACGGTCGAGCGTGTCATCCACGGTCCGAACGCCGCCTACAACGACATCGGCAGGTGGGACTGGGTGATGCTGATGAGGGCGATGGATGCCACAGGGTCGGCGAGCGGCATCCGTGTCGCCACGGCGGCGGGGTTGCGGGCCGCGCTCTCCGAGGCGCGCGAGTCCTCGTCGCTGACGCTGATCCAGGCGGTCGTGCCGCCGCAGGACGTGCCACCGGTGCTCCGGACGATCGCGGCCGCGGCGGCGGCCGCGAACCGGCCGAAGAGCTGA
- a CDS encoding WcbI family polysaccharide biosynthesis putative acetyltransferase produces the protein MNGAPNVPAAVAPGDPSVITRQQHYAEFFGLSPVPDRYGVVVGNCQAESLRIVLDAPDRRFLRVPPVHEMTADEAARLHEIITDAAYVVTQPIRPDYRGLPLGTRQLAAATEGAVLTVPSVRFAGLQPFQAAIRVPGVDEDPPIVAYHDVRTLAEAGGIATRTALEPGDVRRVAQDSLGELRAREQHIDVPVSDLYGTGRNGDLTAEHARTVNHPGNAIWLPLGARVLEALGLDGPVHDPGRPLLASVRSPLIPEVVEAWSLTEPPRTHWLVEGRPVDDADVREAHRRWYAAHPAFVDAALTRLAPLLARWRS, from the coding sequence ATGAACGGTGCCCCGAATGTGCCCGCCGCCGTTGCGCCGGGCGACCCTTCGGTGATAACGCGGCAGCAGCACTACGCCGAGTTCTTCGGGCTGTCTCCTGTGCCCGATCGGTACGGGGTCGTCGTCGGCAACTGCCAGGCCGAATCCCTGCGGATCGTGCTGGATGCCCCGGATCGGCGCTTCCTCCGCGTGCCTCCGGTGCACGAGATGACCGCCGACGAGGCCGCGAGACTCCACGAGATCATCACGGATGCGGCGTACGTGGTGACCCAGCCGATCCGACCCGATTACCGTGGCCTCCCCCTGGGCACCCGACAGCTCGCGGCCGCGACGGAGGGCGCCGTGCTGACCGTGCCGTCGGTCCGCTTCGCGGGGCTCCAGCCGTTCCAGGCCGCGATCCGGGTGCCGGGCGTGGACGAAGACCCGCCGATCGTGGCCTACCACGACGTCCGCACCCTGGCAGAGGCGGGCGGGATCGCCACGCGAACCGCGCTGGAACCCGGCGACGTCCGCAGGGTCGCGCAAGACTCGCTCGGCGAGCTCCGCGCCCGTGAGCAGCACATCGACGTGCCGGTCTCGGACCTGTACGGCACAGGTCGAAACGGCGATCTCACCGCAGAGCACGCCCGCACGGTGAACCACCCCGGCAACGCGATCTGGCTGCCCCTCGGTGCGCGCGTGCTCGAGGCGCTCGGCCTCGACGGACCGGTGCACGATCCGGGGCGTCCGCTCCTCGCATCGGTCCGGAGCCCCCTCATCCCCGAGGTCGTCGAGGCCTGGTCGCTTACGGAGCCCCCGCGCACCCACTGGCTGGTGGAGGGCCGACCGGTCGACGACGCCGACGTGCGCGAGGCCCATCGACGCTGGTATGCCGCCCACCCGGCCTTCGTCGATGCAGCGCTCACGCGCCTCGCGCCCCTCCTCGCCCGGTGGCGGTCATGA
- a CDS encoding FadR/GntR family transcriptional regulator codes for MGTFTPQPLGRKDASGQIARQLRAAISSGVWSPGERLPSEGELAEAFDVARATAREGLKLLSATGLVVSSRGSNGGTFVSVPDSEEVAEQLADAIQLWYRAGNVSVRDVDEARWVLEMHCVELAALRRDDTDLAAIREPVEAGKDLSLSMPDWLDLDLTFHTAITRAARNRILELAMTSVHLARPATNSVFVDQLDRERVTRQHEDIYLAIAASDPDGARAAFQRHVEYLDETRRAALKETSPDTVLVSTLPPMRHHRD; via the coding sequence ATGGGAACCTTCACGCCGCAGCCGCTGGGCCGCAAGGACGCCTCCGGGCAGATCGCTCGCCAGCTGCGCGCGGCGATCTCCAGCGGCGTCTGGTCGCCCGGTGAGCGTCTTCCGTCAGAGGGGGAGCTCGCCGAGGCTTTCGACGTCGCCCGGGCGACCGCCCGAGAGGGCTTGAAACTGCTGTCTGCCACGGGCCTGGTGGTCTCCAGCCGCGGCAGCAACGGGGGAACGTTCGTTTCGGTCCCCGACTCGGAGGAGGTCGCCGAGCAGCTCGCCGACGCCATTCAGCTCTGGTACCGCGCCGGAAACGTGTCGGTGCGCGACGTCGACGAAGCGCGCTGGGTTCTGGAGATGCACTGCGTCGAGCTCGCGGCCCTCCGCCGCGACGACACTGACCTCGCCGCCATTCGCGAGCCGGTCGAGGCGGGGAAGGATCTCAGCCTGTCGATGCCCGACTGGCTCGATCTGGATCTGACATTCCACACCGCCATCACGCGCGCGGCGCGCAACCGCATCCTGGAGTTGGCGATGACCTCGGTCCATCTCGCGCGTCCCGCCACGAATTCCGTCTTCGTCGACCAGCTCGATCGTGAGCGGGTCACGCGGCAGCACGAGGACATCTACCTCGCCATCGCCGCAAGCGATCCCGACGGTGCTCGTGCCGCGTTCCAGCGGCATGTGGAGTATCTCGATGAAACCCGTCGAGCGGCTCTGAAGGAGACGAGCCCCGACACCGTGCTGGTCTCCACGCTGCCGCCGATGCGGCACCATCGCGACTAG
- the manD gene encoding D-mannonate dehydratase ManD encodes MLIEKAEVIVTSPDRNFVTLKLTTDDGLTGLGDATLNGRELAVVAYLREHIVPLLIGADAARIEDTWQFLYRSAYWRRGPVTMAAIASVDMALWDIKGKAAGMPVYQLLGGASRNGLMAYGHASGKELPELFDSIRAHQEQGYRAIRVQTGVPTLKAIYGIAAQGADVGDASVRYDHEPARRGAKPVEEDWDTRAYLTHLPGVFEAVRNEFGPDIPLLHDGHHRMTPIQAARLGKDLEPYDLFWLEDCTPAENQEALRLVRQHTTTPLAIGEIFNTIWDFKDIIRDQLIDYVRGAVTHMGGITALKKTLEYAAMYQIKSGMHGPTDISPVGMAAAMHLGLAIHNFGIQEYMRHGAKTDQVFEQSFTWTDGYLHPGDQPGLGVELNVDEAGKYPYEQAYLPYNRLLDGTVHDW; translated from the coding sequence GTGCTGATCGAAAAGGCTGAGGTCATCGTGACCAGCCCCGACCGAAACTTCGTCACGCTGAAACTGACTACCGACGATGGCCTCACGGGTCTCGGCGACGCCACCCTCAATGGGCGCGAGCTCGCCGTCGTCGCCTACCTGCGCGAGCACATCGTGCCCCTGCTGATCGGAGCCGACGCCGCGCGCATCGAGGACACCTGGCAGTTCCTCTATCGCTCCGCTTACTGGCGGCGCGGACCTGTCACGATGGCCGCCATCGCATCAGTGGACATGGCGCTGTGGGACATCAAGGGCAAGGCGGCGGGGATGCCCGTGTATCAGCTGCTGGGGGGCGCGAGCCGCAACGGCCTCATGGCGTACGGGCATGCGTCGGGCAAGGAGCTGCCCGAGCTGTTCGACTCGATCCGGGCGCACCAGGAGCAGGGGTACAGGGCGATCCGTGTGCAGACGGGCGTCCCGACGCTCAAGGCGATCTACGGGATCGCCGCCCAGGGCGCCGATGTCGGCGACGCCTCCGTACGCTACGACCATGAGCCGGCTCGCCGCGGCGCGAAGCCGGTCGAAGAGGACTGGGACACCCGTGCGTACCTCACCCACCTCCCCGGCGTGTTCGAGGCGGTGCGCAACGAGTTCGGTCCCGACATCCCGCTGCTCCACGACGGACACCACCGGATGACCCCGATCCAGGCCGCGCGCCTGGGTAAGGACCTCGAGCCCTACGACCTCTTCTGGCTCGAGGACTGCACACCGGCGGAGAACCAGGAGGCGCTGCGTCTGGTGCGACAGCACACGACCACGCCGCTGGCGATCGGTGAGATCTTCAACACGATCTGGGACTTCAAAGACATCATCCGCGACCAGCTCATCGACTACGTCCGCGGAGCGGTGACCCACATGGGTGGCATCACGGCGTTGAAGAAGACGTTGGAGTACGCCGCGATGTATCAGATCAAGTCTGGCATGCACGGCCCCACCGACATCTCCCCCGTCGGCATGGCCGCGGCCATGCATCTGGGTCTCGCGATCCACAACTTCGGCATCCAGGAGTACATGCGGCACGGCGCCAAGACCGATCAGGTGTTCGAGCAGTCGTTCACCTGGACGGACGGATACCTGCACCCCGGCGATCAGCCCGGACTCGGCGTGGAACTCAACGTCGACGAAGCGGGCAAGTACCCTTACGAGCAGGCATACCTGCCCTACAACCGATTGCTCGACGGGACGGTGCACGACTGGTGA
- a CDS encoding galactosyltransferase-related protein, with protein MTGRVAVITAWSRDREDHLLRQRRFLSSVSAPGTEILRVDVGLDADPAATPPGVVAGHVAPGPHGVRVGAARNEGARIALDHGAEVLVFLDVDCLPGPELLRRYVEVLRGHPSDIACGPVTYLASVERPGRPDQLDAMTRPHPARPSPAPGESRPGSSTEYDLFWSLSFAVTADTWRRLGGFDEAYEGYGAEDTDFARRARASGVGLRWVGGAHAYHQWHPAGSPPWHHLDDILRNGALFARAWGEWPMRGWIDAFVAAGAVEEHAGGFRRAAV; from the coding sequence GTGACCGGGCGCGTGGCGGTCATCACCGCGTGGTCGCGCGACCGCGAGGACCATCTGCTCCGCCAACGGCGCTTCCTTTCGAGCGTCTCGGCTCCGGGGACGGAGATCCTCCGCGTCGACGTCGGGCTGGACGCCGATCCCGCGGCGACGCCGCCGGGCGTCGTCGCCGGGCACGTGGCGCCCGGACCCCACGGCGTGCGCGTGGGCGCCGCGCGGAACGAGGGTGCGCGGATCGCGCTCGACCACGGCGCAGAGGTGCTGGTGTTCCTCGACGTCGACTGCCTGCCGGGCCCCGAGCTTCTTCGGCGGTACGTCGAGGTGCTCCGCGGCCATCCGTCCGACATCGCCTGCGGACCGGTCACCTATCTCGCGAGCGTCGAACGCCCCGGCCGGCCCGACCAGCTCGATGCGATGACCCGGCCCCATCCGGCGCGGCCGAGCCCCGCCCCCGGGGAGAGCCGGCCGGGGTCGAGCACGGAATACGACCTCTTCTGGTCGCTCTCCTTCGCCGTCACGGCCGACACCTGGCGTCGCCTCGGCGGATTCGACGAGGCCTACGAGGGCTACGGGGCCGAGGACACAGATTTCGCCCGGCGCGCGCGGGCCTCGGGCGTCGGCCTGAGATGGGTCGGCGGGGCACACGCCTACCACCAGTGGCATCCGGCGGGCTCACCGCCCTGGCATCATCTGGACGACATCCTGCGCAACGGCGCGCTGTTCGCGCGTGCCTGGGGCGAGTGGCCCATGAGGGGCTGGATCGATGCGTTCGTCGCGGCGGGTGCGGTCGAGGAGCACGCGGGCGGGTTCCGCCGCGCGGCGGTCTGA
- a CDS encoding gluconokinase: MTDALHSPVVVMGVSGAGKTTVGIALAAALNVPFVDADDLHSDEAREKMARGEPLTDDDRWPWLARVAARLADADQPATVIACSALKRVYRDALRAQRPDVAFIHLIGTRGRVAERLSHRAGHFMPPALLESQLQTLEPLQADERGAAVSVEGDPGEVTRDAIAALRRLSVAQTPTL; encoded by the coding sequence GTGACCGACGCCCTTCACTCCCCCGTCGTCGTCATGGGCGTCTCGGGCGCCGGGAAGACGACCGTCGGGATCGCCCTCGCCGCAGCGCTCAACGTCCCCTTCGTCGACGCCGACGACCTGCACTCCGACGAGGCGCGGGAGAAGATGGCGCGGGGCGAGCCGCTCACCGACGACGACCGGTGGCCGTGGCTCGCGCGCGTCGCCGCGCGGCTGGCCGACGCCGACCAGCCGGCCACGGTCATCGCCTGCTCGGCGCTCAAGCGTGTCTACCGCGATGCCCTGCGCGCCCAGCGACCCGACGTCGCCTTCATCCACCTCATCGGCACCCGTGGCCGGGTCGCGGAGCGGCTGAGCCACCGGGCGGGGCATTTCATGCCGCCGGCGCTCCTGGAGTCGCAGCTGCAGACCCTCGAGCCGCTTCAGGCCGATGAGCGCGGCGCCGCCGTGTCGGTCGAGGGCGATCCCGGCGAGGTCACCCGCGACGCGATCGCCGCGCTGCGGCGTCTGTCGGTGGCGCAGACGCCGACCCTGTGA
- a CDS encoding glycosyltransferase produces MIGWYVHHHGWGHATRLRAIVPHLDDEVTVFSSLPEPIGLPAGARWMRLPSDADDIIGVDGARRPARHFGDETARGSLHWAPIAHPGHRARLAVIADWAAAGEVSAFVVDVSAEVSAFVRLLGIPTVVVAQPGRRTDRPHRMAYEMADCILAPWAAGTIPAEGLAGFDDRVRRVGGVSRYDGRGAGHASGRQVLFLGRTVDDVVLRRAIALLRADGWSVETAGTGDGDRIDDVWPMIARAQVVVSAAGQNSVADLAAANARAVVVPQERPFDEQGETARVLAAGGWAEVAPPSVDPEQLVGLVTRASDRTPDWSGWQVRGAAARAAAVIGEVRV; encoded by the coding sequence GTGATCGGCTGGTACGTCCATCACCACGGCTGGGGGCACGCCACCCGTCTCCGGGCGATCGTTCCGCACCTCGACGACGAGGTCACCGTGTTCTCCTCGCTGCCCGAGCCGATCGGCCTCCCCGCCGGCGCGCGATGGATGAGGCTCCCCTCCGATGCCGACGACATCATCGGCGTGGACGGCGCTCGGCGCCCTGCGCGACACTTCGGTGACGAGACCGCGCGCGGATCGCTGCACTGGGCGCCGATCGCGCACCCCGGGCACCGCGCACGGCTCGCGGTCATCGCCGACTGGGCCGCCGCGGGCGAGGTGTCGGCCTTCGTCGTCGACGTGAGTGCCGAGGTCTCGGCGTTCGTGCGGCTGCTCGGGATCCCGACCGTGGTGGTGGCCCAGCCGGGCCGCCGAACGGATCGTCCGCACCGGATGGCGTACGAGATGGCCGACTGCATCCTCGCACCGTGGGCGGCCGGCACGATCCCGGCCGAAGGCCTGGCAGGCTTCGACGATCGCGTCCGACGTGTCGGCGGGGTGTCGCGGTACGACGGGCGGGGAGCGGGCCACGCGAGCGGCCGACAGGTGCTGTTCCTGGGGCGGACCGTGGATGATGTCGTCCTGCGTCGGGCGATCGCCCTCCTCCGCGCCGACGGGTGGAGCGTCGAGACGGCCGGGACCGGGGATGGTGATCGCATCGACGACGTCTGGCCGATGATCGCCCGCGCGCAGGTGGTCGTGAGCGCTGCCGGGCAGAACAGTGTCGCCGATCTCGCCGCCGCGAATGCGCGCGCGGTCGTTGTGCCGCAGGAGCGGCCCTTCGACGAGCAGGGCGAGACCGCGCGCGTCCTCGCCGCCGGCGGATGGGCGGAGGTCGCACCGCCATCGGTCGATCCCGAACAACTCGTCGGGCTGGTGACGCGCGCCTCCGATCGCACGCCGGACTGGAGCGGCTGGCAGGTGCGAGGGGCGGCCGCGCGTGCGGCCGCCGTCATCGGCGAGGTGCGCGTGTGA
- a CDS encoding glycosyltransferase: protein MSGVERLRILVVAPERHALRQPHAGGLEAVVWNRVRWLRRQGHAVFLCAADGSDFLGAHPELRLPSPRWNRPEDASDSLSPRGHEQRMGEAFHRVRHLLATGVLPVDVVDNHSLHPDPILWSRDLGLPVVTTLHTPPLPGMVEASHRLSGREPHRFLAVSQFTARAWSQAGVDSFVFANGVDADQWRLGPGGRDWVWFGRIVPEKAPHLAIRAALRAGAHLRIAGRIGDVTYFTREIEPLLGGGIDYLGPMSLPALSAVIGASAVALVTPVWDEPFGLVAAETLMTGTPVAAFDSGGIGEVLAGMPATAVVPAGDVGALARAAAGLAGLSRWGLPRGGIRDAAAARYSLEQRHREIERVLSVAASGSGVPALASADVVGTAVGA, encoded by the coding sequence ATGAGCGGGGTCGAGCGACTGCGGATCCTGGTGGTCGCGCCGGAACGGCACGCGCTTCGCCAGCCGCACGCAGGCGGCCTGGAGGCGGTGGTCTGGAATCGCGTGCGGTGGCTGCGGCGGCAGGGACACGCGGTGTTCCTGTGCGCGGCCGATGGTTCGGACTTCCTCGGGGCGCACCCGGAGCTGCGGCTTCCGAGCCCGCGCTGGAACCGGCCCGAGGACGCCTCCGACTCGCTGAGCCCGCGAGGGCACGAGCAGCGGATGGGTGAGGCGTTCCACCGGGTGCGGCATCTGCTCGCGACCGGCGTGCTGCCGGTCGATGTCGTCGACAACCACAGCCTTCACCCCGATCCGATCCTCTGGAGCCGCGACCTCGGGCTGCCGGTGGTGACGACGTTGCACACGCCGCCGCTGCCGGGAATGGTCGAGGCTTCCCACCGCCTGTCCGGCCGGGAGCCTCACCGTTTCCTCGCCGTGAGTCAGTTCACCGCCCGGGCGTGGTCGCAGGCCGGCGTCGACTCGTTCGTCTTCGCCAACGGCGTCGACGCCGACCAGTGGCGCCTCGGTCCGGGCGGGCGGGACTGGGTGTGGTTCGGGCGGATCGTTCCCGAGAAGGCGCCGCACCTGGCGATCCGCGCGGCCCTGCGGGCCGGGGCTCACCTGCGGATCGCCGGCCGGATCGGCGACGTGACCTATTTCACCAGGGAGATCGAACCCCTCCTCGGCGGGGGCATCGACTACCTCGGCCCGATGAGCCTCCCCGCACTGAGCGCGGTGATCGGCGCCTCGGCCGTCGCCCTCGTGACCCCCGTGTGGGACGAGCCGTTCGGGCTCGTCGCCGCTGAAACGCTCATGACCGGTACCCCGGTCGCCGCTTTCGACTCCGGCGGAATCGGCGAGGTCCTCGCCGGCATGCCCGCCACGGCCGTCGTGCCGGCCGGCGACGTCGGCGCGCTCGCGCGCGCCGCCGCAGGCCTCGCCGGGCTCTCGCGATGGGGTCTTCCTCGCGGCGGCATCCGGGATGCCGCAGCGGCGCGCTACTCGCTGGAGCAGCGCCATCGCGAGATCGAGCGGGTGCTGTCGGTCGCCGCATCCGGTTCGGGGGTTCCTGCGCTCGCCTCGGCGGATGTCGTGGGCACGGCGGTCGGGGCGTGA
- a CDS encoding glycosyltransferase produces MTAREPWIVGNCWDSLDGVTPEPLPRVSVIVAHFDQPAELARTLHALDVQDYPADLIEIIVADDGSPGEVAVPSGVRLVRQEDRGFRLSAVRNLGVRASSGDVLCFLDADTAPEPAYVRRLTRLPALLPEAVTVGRRRHADFGALRRDAPLPEAAAERELAEPTWLRDAYAQTRNLLDADDRSYRFIIGAVMACSRRLYDDVDGFDESFTAYGGEDWEFAHRAWQAGAVFAHVPDAVAWHDGPEWSERDGSDIPRANAQSIRLARDIPVRGSAPRGLLPTAPDLVVHVAGSPPAAALFLTVDSVLAAFPRARVVLDDGVDSPLPDPRVSWGALPDARVALRVDRPFVITDPARLIDLVDRLGTGDVGTLRLTDDTGTHLGALRSRRATKRAERWGTESAFRVASVVASGVFPVRDDPRIEAWVGGWGGPDSFR; encoded by the coding sequence ATGACGGCCCGCGAACCGTGGATCGTCGGGAACTGCTGGGACTCCCTCGACGGCGTCACCCCCGAGCCGCTCCCCCGGGTCTCGGTGATCGTCGCCCACTTCGACCAGCCCGCCGAACTCGCCCGCACCCTCCACGCGCTGGATGTGCAGGATTACCCCGCCGACCTCATCGAGATCATCGTCGCCGACGACGGCAGCCCCGGAGAGGTCGCGGTTCCCTCCGGTGTCAGGCTCGTGCGGCAGGAGGACCGCGGCTTCCGTCTCTCCGCCGTGCGCAACCTCGGCGTGCGCGCCAGCTCGGGCGATGTGCTGTGTTTCCTCGACGCCGATACGGCACCCGAGCCTGCGTACGTCCGTCGACTGACCCGGCTGCCGGCGCTCCTCCCCGAGGCCGTCACGGTGGGCCGGCGACGCCACGCCGACTTCGGCGCCCTGCGCCGCGACGCTCCCCTTCCCGAAGCGGCCGCCGAGCGAGAACTGGCCGAGCCCACCTGGCTCCGCGACGCGTATGCGCAGACCCGCAACCTGCTCGACGCCGACGACCGGTCGTATCGCTTCATCATCGGCGCCGTCATGGCCTGCTCGCGGCGCCTGTACGACGACGTCGACGGCTTCGACGAGTCGTTCACCGCGTACGGCGGCGAGGACTGGGAGTTCGCACACCGCGCCTGGCAGGCGGGCGCCGTCTTCGCCCACGTGCCCGACGCCGTCGCATGGCACGACGGCCCGGAGTGGTCCGAGCGCGACGGCTCGGACATCCCGCGTGCCAACGCGCAGTCGATCCGCCTCGCCCGCGACATCCCCGTCCGCGGCTCCGCGCCGCGCGGCCTATTGCCGACCGCGCCCGACCTCGTCGTGCACGTCGCGGGCTCTCCTCCCGCGGCGGCGCTCTTCCTCACGGTCGACTCCGTGCTCGCGGCCTTCCCCCGGGCACGGGTGGTGCTCGACGACGGGGTCGATTCGCCCCTTCCCGACCCCCGGGTGTCGTGGGGAGCCCTCCCCGATGCTCGGGTGGCCCTCCGCGTCGACCGGCCATTCGTCATCACCGACCCTGCCCGGCTCATCGATCTCGTCGATCGGCTGGGCACCGGAGACGTCGGAACGCTCCGCCTCACCGACGACACAGGCACACACCTCGGCGCGCTCCGCTCGCGCCGCGCGACCAAGCGCGCCGAACGGTGGGGCACCGAATCCGCCTTCCGCGTCGCATCCGTCGTCGCATCCGGAGTGTTCCCGGTGCGCGACGATCCTCGGATCGAGGCCTGGGTGGGCGGATGGGGCGGACCCGACTCCTTCCGCTGA
- a CDS encoding TMEM175 family protein has product MAGKETHESAGPTKSAARRPRVPVSAERLKAFTDAVVAIAMTLLILPLINTIGDASEEGQSTADWIGANLDSITLFALSFVLIATFWMSHHRLFALVEHVTDPLLWITVAWMLTIAWLPVATALTGQTRRDALQLVVYIGTMALTCLTLAGARLYLRAHPELHRIPEIGMRRGLLADLLTTGMFVVALVIGIALPEIGYSALFLMILVGPLHTLCARALGLVDAASAPDRR; this is encoded by the coding sequence ATGGCCGGGAAAGAGACGCACGAGAGTGCGGGCCCGACGAAGTCCGCCGCGAGACGCCCGCGCGTTCCCGTCTCTGCGGAGCGGCTGAAGGCCTTCACCGACGCCGTCGTCGCCATCGCGATGACGCTGCTGATCCTGCCCCTGATCAACACGATCGGCGATGCGTCAGAAGAGGGGCAGTCCACGGCTGACTGGATCGGCGCGAACCTGGACTCGATCACGCTCTTCGCGCTGAGCTTCGTGCTGATCGCCACCTTCTGGATGAGTCACCACCGCCTGTTCGCCCTCGTCGAGCATGTGACCGACCCGTTGCTGTGGATCACGGTGGCGTGGATGCTGACGATCGCGTGGCTCCCCGTCGCCACCGCCCTCACGGGGCAGACCCGTCGAGACGCCCTGCAGCTCGTCGTCTACATCGGCACGATGGCGCTGACGTGCCTCACCCTCGCAGGCGCCCGCCTCTACCTGCGGGCCCACCCCGAGCTCCATCGCATCCCTGAGATCGGCATGCGGCGGGGGCTGCTCGCCGACCTGTTGACGACCGGGATGTTCGTCGTCGCACTCGTGATCGGTATCGCGCTTCCCGAGATCGGCTATTCGGCGCTCTTCCTCATGATCCTCGTCGGCCCGCTGCACACACTCTGTGCGCGAGCGCTCGGGCTCGTCGACGCGGCATCGGCGCCCGACCGGCGCTGA